In a genomic window of Sardina pilchardus chromosome 20, fSarPil1.1, whole genome shotgun sequence:
- the LOC134067118 gene encoding NTPase KAP family P-loop domain-containing protein 1-like has product MTTKDEMEQETTRTDGTNHDANASPRPVPPSLSSTLALIWRLLFFQPVWTKENQKQKNVRFVFVRFSAWHFAGSDLLWAGLVMRLCVTLQHKFGRLQLGLYRMCQHDEEAAEHKKEVTDGKANWSSKKICCIPLLLLVALVITGAMVILALLITFGFPEPEVEEDGQPEAEENAGFGVLEGFAIAALGVPAAGAVRFSFMLGKNLMVHQDFNIRRKMDNKKVSGKLGFMNVVRKEMKLLSCFIHFMEVFERRKIRVVLEITNLDRCTPEKIVGVLEAINILLSDEESPFISLLAVDPEVIVEQVNNTDCQKDQAFGFLDRIITLPFTVPPLCDASKWTVFKNIACRCSEIPIVSPPKDDEKLCERSESGEGMQLLPQTNQTEDLEVEVKVTGTDDDDDDDDVDVFQTKLHEYLSGDTMSMRRIINSFRVTTIIMEELPNFQCLPAEKVHVAAWVVLADRWPCRLSWILQCIEDKEQRTEIDQGEGMDSSMTLWQVFSKHRTELKLMKEAVEDLLERDADPELFEKFLKVDFPFTVSEAERFDQSTVNLDVSIKRKLARVRGSNRSHEESKPAPTQSGKAI; this is encoded by the exons ATGACAACAAAAG atGAAATGGAGCAAGAGACCACAAGAACAGATGGGACAAATCATGATGCCAATGCCTCGCCTCGTCCTGTCCCGCCTTCTCTTTCCAGTACCCTGGCTCTCATCTGGCGGCTGCTCTTCTTTCAACCCGTGTGGACAAAGGAAAACCAAAAACAGAAGAACGTCCGCTTTGTGTTCGTGAGGTTCAGCGCCTGGCACTTTGCCGGCAGTGACCTGCTCTGGGCGGGGCTGGTGATGCGTCTGTGCGTGACGCTGCAACACAAGTTCGGCCGACTCCAGCTGGGCCTCTACCGCATGTGTCAGCACGACGAGGAGGCAGCCGAACACAAGAAAGAGGTCACGGACGGAAAAGCCAACTGGAGCTCCAAGAAGATCTGCTGCATCCCTCTGCTGCTTCTCGTTGCCCTCGTCATCACTGGAGCAATGGTCATCTTGGCTCTGCTCATCACGTTCGGCTTCCCTGAACCAGAGGTTGAGGAAGATGGGCAACCAGAAGCTGAAGAGAACGCAGGGTTTGGAGTGTTAGAAGGGTTTGCCATTGCTGCCCTTGGGGTGCCGGCGGCCGGTGCGGTTCGATTCAGCTTCATGTTGGGGAAAAACCTGATGGTCCACCAAGACTTCAACATCCGACGTAAGATGGACAACAAGAAGGTGAGCGGAAAACTGGGATTCATGAATGTCGTGCGGAAGGAGATGAAGCTGCTGTCTTGCTTCATCCATTTCATGGAGGTCTTTGAGAGGAGGAAGATTCGAGTCGTGCTGGAAATCACCAACCTCGACCGCTGCACACCGGAGAAAATCGTTGGCGTCCTGGAGGCCATCAACATCTTGCTGTCTGACGAAGAGagtcccttcatctctcttctgGCAGTGGATCCTGAAGTTATTGTGGAACAGGTAAACAACACTGACTGCCAAAAAGACCAAGCTTTCGGTTTCCTGGATCGCATCATCACACTTCCATTTACAGTGCCTCCGCTCTGCGACGCATCTAAGTGGACTGTGTTCAAGAACATTGCGTGTCGATGCTCAGAAATTCCAATCGTATCTCCTCCAAAAGATGATGAGAAACTCTGTGAGAGATCTGAGAGTGGTGAGGGCATGCAATTACTTCCTCAAACCAACCAAACTGAAGatctggaggtggaggtgaaggtgACGGGTAcagatgacgatgacgatgacgatgacgtTGACGTTTTCCAGACTAAATTGCATGAGTACCTCTCTGGTGATACCATGTCCATGAGAAGAATCATCAACTCCTTCCGGGTGACTACCATTATTATGGAGGAGCTCCCCAACTTCCAGTGTCTACCAGCAGAGAAGGTACATGTAGCAGCCTGGGTGGTGTTGGCTGACCGCTGGCCCTGTCGCCTGAGCTGGATTCTCCAGTGCATTGAGGAcaaagaacagagaacagagattGACCAAGGAGAGGGCATGGACAGCTCCATGACGCTCTGGCAAGTCTTCAGTAAGCATAGAACTGAGCTGAAGCTCATGAAGGAAGCGGTGGAGGATCTTCTAGAAAGAGATGCTGACCCGGAGCTTTTCGAGAAGTTCCTGAAGGTGGACTTCCCTTTCACTGTGAGTGAGGCGGAGAGGTTTGACCAAAGCACCGTCAATCTGGACGTTTCAATCAAGAGGAAACTCGCCAGGGTTAGAGGGAGCAACAGAAGTCACGAGGAGAGCAAACCAGCTCCAACACAGTCTGGCAAGGCTATCTGA
- the LOC134067119 gene encoding macrophage-expressed gene 1 protein-like, giving the protein MDPTLLCLMFFVVVHHSSVCAKPHPSNGLQECRKNLSLLALEVLPGGGWDNLRNKDMGRVMNFSYSQCQTTEDGVYLIPDEVFVIPQKTTAVERSSDVFEHWLNHTSSTSQTVKADTSFLPVLSGKFSSDSQQTKTYQVRDNSVSSRVQVRNHIYTVDNYPDFTLDSRFIEQVKEIADALLKNNTRHELQLLPVPDHRRW; this is encoded by the exons ATGGACCCAACACTGCTCTGTCTAATGTTCTTTGTTGTGGTCCATCACAGTTCTGTTTGTGCCAAACCACATCCTAGCAATGGATTACAGGAATGCCGCAAGAACCTCAGCCTTCTGGCTCTGGAGGTCTTACCTGGTGGGGGCTGGGACAATCTTCGGAACAAGGATATGGGTCGAGTCATGAACTTCAGTTACTCCCAGTGCCAGACCACCGAAGATGGTGTATATCTTATTCCAGACGAGGTGTTTGTCATCCCGCAGAAGACAACAGCTGTGGAGAGAAGCTCAGATGTTTTTGAACACTGGCTAAATCACACCAGCTCAACCTCACAAACCGTCAAAGCTGATACTTCTTTCTTGCCGGTGCTCAGTGGAAAATTCTCCTCTGACAGTCAGCAAACCAAAACCTATCAAGTGCGGGACAATTCTGTCTCATCTCGTGTGCAG GTGAGAAACCATATATATACGGTGGACAACTATCCTGACTTCACCCTGGACTCGCGCTTTATAGAGCAAGTGAAAGAAATAGCAGACGCACTGTTAAAGAACAACACTCGTCATGAACTTCAGTTACTCCCAGTGCCAGACCACCGAAGATG GTAA
- the LOC134067121 gene encoding XK-related protein 5-like, which yields MSDGGKGRMSAIIIHVLHMGIFTRLWRCVRTLWRQQDRDVGVASVVLQQADVSALLLLEALLVSLPQTLLHTHILFSSDEGLSSPVSLACGLCLLSLCWALVLYGRACSLLRPGHVPMPPAAILCQLVWRGGMLGARVTSLVFFARVFSWWVCGVAGFHWLVASFWLVSQQTDIFRSPGHWRLFNCVLGALHVFFFLNVKDGPCRFRMAAFYVVMLLENFALLLSASDILAEASWANLCIPTAVLCSFLIGVISVTVYYWFLHPKSTEILQSLHRSQSAQASLEQGSSTGEKSAPEASVHRHGTFSITGYAQTLGQSAHSELSSEKHSMAPRHHHWCLICLAVKTGDWNKVSLVYGPEGLAALLDVTEGPKGLDDDEPRPRDLEAASQHDTEEPLSEKRESQYFTVSTSVRQSQPSEENRAAVENHPDCSGSGTQRESPEGRSGLEESVEMDCDLDDSDTTLYFSADPTSPHCVAAASAVAKDPNLEAAAQLSPAPNREPLQWGTRELLSREPCFTSTPKHELKPTGHAGPRPAGLRRQVQFK from the exons ATGTCAGATGGGGGCAAAGGGAGAATGTCTGCGATCATCATCCATGTTCTTCACATGGGCATCTTTACAAG GCTGTGGAGGTGTGTGCGGACGCTGTGGCGTCAGCAGGACAGAGACGTGGGGGTGGCCAGTGTGGTCCTGCAGCAGGCCGACGTGTCCGCTCTGCTCTTGCTGGAGGCCCTGCTCGTTAGCCTCCCGCAGaccctgctgcacacacacatcctcttcaGCTCCGACGagggcctctcctctcctg TGTCCCTGGCGTGTGGGCTGTGCCTGCTGTCCCTGTGCTGGGCGCTGGTCCTGTACGGGCGGGCGTGCTCTCTGCTCCGGCCCGGCCACGTGCCCATGCCGCCCGCCGCCATCCTGTGCCAGCtggtgtggagggggggcatGCTGGGCGCCAGGGTCACCAGCCTGGTCTTCTTCGCCCGGGTCTTCTCCTGGTGGGTGTGCGGCGTCGCTG GTTTCCACTGGCTGGTTGCATCCTTCTGGCTGGTGTCCCAGCAGACCGACATCTTCAGAAGCCCTGGACACTGGCGCCTCTTCAACTGTGTCCTGGGAGCTTTGCACGTCTTCTTTTTCCTCAACGTGAAGGATGGCCCCTGCCGGTTCCGCATGGCAGCGTTCTACGTG GTGATGTTGCTGGAGAACTTTGCTCTGCTGCTGTCGGCCTCGGACATTTTAGCTGAAGCATCGTGGGCCAACCTGTGCATCCCTACTGCTGTCCTCTGCAGCTTCCTCATAG GTGTTATATCTGTGACGGTTTATTACTGGTTCCTTCACCCCAAATCCACCGAGATCCTGCAGAGTCTCCACCGAAGCCAGAGTGCCCAAGCCAGCCTGGAGCAAGGCTCCTCTACTGGGGAGAAGAGTGCTCCTGAGGCCTCCGTCCACAGACATGGCACCTTCTCCATTACTGGCTATGCCCAGACTCTGGGTCAGTCGGCACACTCAGAGCTGAGCTCAGAGAAGCACAGCATGGCTCCCAGACACCACCACTGGTGCTTAATCTGCCTGGCTGTCAAGACCGGAGACTGGAATAAGGTCAGCCTTGTTTATGGCCCAGAGGGATTGGCTGCTCTGCTGGACGTGACTGAAGGTCCGAAGGGCCTGGACGACGACGAGCCCCGCCCCCGGGACCTGGAGGCTGCGTCGCAACATGACACCGAAGAGCCGCTCTcggagaagagggagagccaGTACTTCACCGTCAGCACGtccgtgcgccagagccagcCTTCAGAAGAGAACAGGGCGGCCGTGGAGAACCACCCAGACTGTTCTGGTTCTGGAACCCAACGGGAGAGTCCAGAGGGGAGGTCCGGTTTGGAGGAGAGCGTGGAGATGGACTGTGACCTCGATGACTCGGACACCACGCTGTACTTCAGTGCTGACCCCACCTCCCCTCACTGTGTGGCCGCCGCGTCTGCTGTGGCCAAAGACCCAAACCTGGAGGCCGCAGCGCAGCTGTCCCCCGCCCCCAACCGAGAGCCCCTGCAGTGGGGAACCAGGGAGCTGCTGAGCAGGGAGCCGTGCTTCACCTCCACCCCCAAACACGAGCTCAAGCCCACGGGACACGCAGGGCCTCGGCCAGCAGGGCTCAGAAGGCAGGTCCAGTTTAAGTAG